One window of Rasiella rasia genomic DNA carries:
- a CDS encoding bifunctional 3-deoxy-7-phosphoheptulonate synthase/chorismate mutase type II has product MKNTKELRTWLDAFGLDHPLVIAGPCSAETEAQVLKIAHQLKETDTTVLRAGIWKPRTRPGNFEGVGALGLKWLQKAKEETGLLTTTEVANANHVALALQHDIDILWVGARTTVSPFIVQELANALKGTDKIVLIKNPVNPDLPLWLGAVERFYEAGVKNLGVIHRGFSTYEKTRYRNNPEWQIPIDLQNKFPDLPLILDPSHIAGRRDIIFDLCQTALDLNYDGLMVETHFDPDNAWSDAKQQITPETLDKMTVDLRIRKEEGEAVEFRNKLATMRAQIDVIDHKLLEILGNRMKISDQIGALKKNNNVAILQTKRWNEILGKMILQGEDQNLSEEFILKVFKAIHQESINHQKNVINA; this is encoded by the coding sequence ATGAAAAATACTAAAGAATTACGAACCTGGTTAGACGCATTTGGTTTAGACCATCCCCTAGTAATAGCAGGCCCCTGCAGCGCAGAGACGGAAGCGCAAGTTCTTAAAATTGCACATCAATTAAAAGAAACCGACACTACGGTTTTGCGAGCTGGAATCTGGAAACCCAGAACTCGACCTGGTAATTTTGAAGGAGTTGGTGCCCTTGGCCTTAAATGGTTGCAGAAAGCTAAAGAAGAGACGGGCTTACTAACAACTACAGAAGTAGCAAATGCAAATCATGTAGCGCTTGCATTGCAACACGATATAGATATATTATGGGTAGGTGCACGTACTACGGTCTCGCCATTTATAGTTCAAGAATTGGCAAATGCCTTAAAGGGAACCGATAAAATTGTTCTTATTAAAAATCCTGTAAATCCAGATTTACCGTTGTGGTTGGGGGCAGTAGAGCGTTTTTATGAGGCTGGGGTGAAGAATTTGGGTGTTATTCATAGAGGGTTTAGTACCTATGAGAAAACACGCTATCGAAATAATCCTGAATGGCAAATTCCTATCGATCTTCAGAATAAATTTCCGGACTTACCACTTATTTTAGATCCTTCGCACATTGCCGGCCGTCGTGATATTATATTCGATTTATGCCAAACGGCTTTAGATCTTAATTACGACGGACTCATGGTAGAAACCCATTTTGATCCCGATAATGCTTGGAGCGATGCCAAACAGCAGATTACTCCAGAAACTTTAGATAAAATGACGGTAGACCTGCGCATTAGAAAGGAAGAAGGCGAAGCAGTAGAGTTTCGGAATAAGTTAGCAACAATGCGAGCACAAATAGATGTGATAGATCATAAATTGTTAGAAATATTAGGCAATAGAATGAAAATTAGTGATCAAATTGGTGCCTTAAAAAAGAACAATAATGTAGCTATTTTACAAACCAAACGTTGGAATGAAATTCTAGGTAAAATGATTTTACAAGGGGAAGATCAAAACCTGAGTGAAGAATTTATCTTAAAAGTTTTTAAGGCAATTCATCAAGAATCTATTAATCATCAAAAGAATGTCATCAATGCGTAA
- the rsgA gene encoding ribosome small subunit-dependent GTPase A → MKGVVYKSTGSWYTVKSQQGDFYECRIKGKFRIEGIKSTNPVAVGDHVAFEVETKGDETIGIIHTIEERDNYIIRKSVNLSKQTHIIAANVDIAFLLITFNNPPTFTTFIDRFLVTAEAYHIKAVLLFNKIDTYTEDELLEVKFLAALYRSIGYDCIGVSALTGKNVEKVKAMMQENVCMFSGHSGVGKSTLVNALEPSLKLKTASISELHKQGQHTTTFAEMYDLSFNAKIIDTPGIKGFGVVEMDKEELGDYFPEFFERKQACKFNNCLHIEEPQCAIKEALEEEEIAWSRYKSYLQILEGEEEHYRKDIYDKE, encoded by the coding sequence ATGAAGGGGGTTGTCTACAAATCTACAGGAAGCTGGTACACCGTAAAATCGCAACAAGGCGATTTTTACGAGTGTAGAATTAAAGGGAAGTTTCGTATAGAAGGTATTAAAAGTACCAATCCAGTGGCGGTGGGTGACCACGTTGCATTTGAAGTAGAAACTAAAGGCGATGAAACCATTGGTATAATTCACACCATAGAAGAACGCGATAACTACATTATTAGAAAAAGTGTGAATCTGTCGAAACAAACACACATAATCGCGGCAAATGTAGATATCGCTTTTTTACTCATTACTTTTAACAACCCACCTACATTTACAACCTTTATCGATCGATTTTTAGTTACTGCCGAAGCGTACCACATAAAAGCAGTTCTTTTGTTTAATAAAATTGACACCTATACGGAAGACGAATTACTAGAGGTAAAATTTTTAGCTGCGTTGTATAGAAGTATTGGTTACGATTGTATTGGTGTTTCTGCACTAACTGGGAAAAATGTGGAAAAAGTAAAGGCAATGATGCAAGAAAATGTTTGCATGTTCTCAGGACATAGTGGTGTTGGTAAATCTACCTTGGTCAATGCACTAGAACCATCTTTAAAGTTGAAAACTGCGAGTATTTCAGAACTACACAAGCAGGGACAACATACCACCACCTTTGCAGAAATGTACGATTTGTCTTTTAATGCGAAGATTATAGATACTCCTGGTATCAAAGGATTTGGTGTGGTTGAAATGGACAAAGAAGAACTAGGTGATTATTTCCCCGAATTTTTTGAACGTAAACAGGCCTGTAAGTTTAACAATTGTCTTCATATAGAAGAACCACAATGTGCTATAAAAGAGGCCCTAGAGGAAGAAGAAATTGCCTGGTCACGGTATAAAAGCTACCTTCAGATTTTGGAAGGAGAGGAAGAGCACTACCGAAAAGATATTTATGATAAGGAGTAA
- the dtd gene encoding D-aminoacyl-tRNA deacylase: MRVVLQRVKSASVTVSEELVSEIGRGYLILLGIEAADTQEDIAWLCGKIAKLRVFEDDKGAMNKSVLDVEGEILVVSQFTLHASTKKGNRPSFIKAARPEQAIPLYQQFITQLEQEIGKKVGTGIFGAMMDVALVNDGPVTITIDSKVKE; the protein is encoded by the coding sequence ATGAGAGTCGTATTACAACGTGTAAAAAGTGCATCGGTAACTGTTTCAGAAGAACTTGTTTCAGAAATTGGTCGAGGCTATCTTATTTTATTAGGAATTGAAGCGGCAGATACACAGGAGGATATTGCATGGCTCTGCGGAAAAATTGCCAAATTACGTGTGTTTGAAGATGATAAAGGCGCCATGAATAAATCGGTACTAGATGTAGAAGGAGAAATTTTGGTAGTAAGCCAGTTTACGCTACACGCCAGCACTAAAAAAGGAAATAGACCTTCTTTTATTAAAGCGGCAAGACCCGAGCAAGCAATACCACTTTACCAACAATTTATAACACAATTGGAACAAGAGATTGGTAAGAAGGTGGGGACAGGAATCTTTGGAGCGATGATGGATGTTGCGTTGGTAAATGATGGACCAGTAACTATCACCATCGATTCAAAAGTTAAAGAATAA
- a CDS encoding DUF3857 domain-containing protein — protein sequence MRIPFLLAFLCVSTSLFSQYAISEIPGDIKNDVYAVVRNQETLITIHDYDKIEIYTKEIISVLNRKGLEALNLAVGYDKSSSIKAIEAKVFDAKGKEIEKFKKRDFHDVSATGSNLYSDNRMMYIEYTPRSYPFTIEFIVEEASSSTAFLPRWTPTSYTNVSVERSTFTIDNPKQVPLISKKFNLENYDVSIVETPTKYEYTLKNLEKLPKEPLAPHYTQFLPMAKVALQKFQLENERAYIKTWKDFGLWQKNSLLKGRDKISDGTKATIEQLVAGVEDPKEKARIIYEYMQGKTRYISVQVGIGGWQPSPAKDVDELSYGDCKALTNYTMALLKSQGIESYYTIVEAGENGRGLDEDFVALQGNHVILAVPFEDENVFLECTSQKAPFNYMGDFTDDREVLMVTPEGGVITKTHAYLTEDNKQTLTATASLSGDLILTGLMKQMSEGVPYGDVSWLDDATNDDVVMHYKESYGHLNNLSLANIKFENDKRAIVFTENLNFETSNYSSAAGDRILFNPNIFTRFKYLPPKDDNRLLPVHIRRGKSYNDTIEIQLPEGISVEALFDEIEIVSKYGTYHASITPVTGSKLKYHRNFVLNAGTYKKEEYDDFVAFIQRIVKKDKSKIVLKGS from the coding sequence ATGAGAATACCTTTTCTACTCGCTTTTCTATGCGTTTCTACTTCACTATTTAGTCAATACGCTATAAGTGAAATACCTGGAGATATTAAAAATGATGTCTATGCTGTTGTTAGAAACCAAGAAACACTGATTACAATACACGATTACGATAAGATAGAAATATATACTAAAGAAATTATCTCTGTTTTAAATAGGAAAGGGTTAGAAGCATTAAACCTTGCAGTAGGGTATGATAAAAGTAGTTCTATAAAAGCCATAGAGGCAAAGGTATTTGATGCTAAAGGGAAGGAAATTGAGAAATTTAAAAAGCGAGACTTTCATGATGTAAGTGCCACGGGAAGTAACTTATATAGTGATAATAGAATGATGTATATAGAGTATACACCGCGATCTTATCCTTTTACCATAGAGTTTATCGTAGAAGAAGCATCTTCTTCTACGGCATTTTTGCCAAGATGGACACCCACAAGCTATACCAACGTGAGTGTTGAAAGATCAACCTTCACGATAGACAATCCTAAACAAGTGCCTTTGATAAGTAAAAAGTTTAATCTTGAGAATTACGATGTGTCTATAGTTGAAACCCCAACAAAATATGAATACACACTAAAGAACCTCGAGAAATTACCAAAAGAACCCTTGGCGCCGCACTACACACAGTTTTTACCAATGGCCAAGGTGGCGCTGCAAAAATTTCAGTTAGAAAATGAAAGAGCCTATATAAAAACGTGGAAAGATTTTGGGCTTTGGCAGAAGAATAGCCTTTTAAAAGGTAGAGATAAAATTTCTGATGGGACAAAAGCCACCATTGAACAATTGGTGGCAGGTGTAGAAGACCCGAAAGAAAAAGCCCGAATTATATACGAATACATGCAAGGAAAGACTCGCTATATTAGTGTGCAAGTTGGTATTGGTGGTTGGCAACCTTCACCCGCAAAAGACGTAGACGAGTTAAGTTATGGCGATTGTAAGGCACTCACAAATTATACCATGGCATTGTTAAAGTCGCAGGGCATAGAATCGTATTACACGATTGTAGAAGCTGGTGAAAACGGTCGTGGTTTAGATGAAGATTTTGTGGCGCTTCAAGGAAATCATGTGATTTTAGCGGTACCGTTTGAAGATGAAAATGTTTTCTTAGAATGCACCAGCCAAAAAGCACCATTTAATTATATGGGTGATTTCACAGACGATAGAGAAGTTTTAATGGTCACTCCAGAAGGCGGGGTAATTACAAAAACACACGCATACTTAACAGAAGATAATAAGCAAACGCTTACCGCTACAGCATCTTTGTCGGGTGATTTAATTCTTACGGGTCTTATGAAACAGATGTCTGAAGGTGTTCCTTATGGTGATGTATCTTGGTTAGATGATGCTACTAACGATGATGTAGTGATGCATTATAAGGAGTCGTACGGACATTTAAACAATTTGTCTTTGGCAAATATTAAATTTGAAAATGATAAGCGCGCAATTGTGTTTACTGAAAATTTAAATTTTGAAACTTCCAATTATTCTTCTGCTGCGGGAGATAGAATTTTATTTAATCCAAATATTTTTACCCGATTTAAGTATTTGCCACCTAAGGACGATAATCGCTTGCTTCCGGTTCATATTAGAAGAGGAAAAAGTTACAACGATACCATTGAAATACAACTTCCAGAAGGAATAAGTGTAGAGGCTTTGTTTGACGAAATTGAGATAGTGTCTAAATATGGTACTTATCATGCTTCTATTACGCCTGTGACAGGGTCTAAATTAAAGTACCACCGTAATTTTGTTCTCAATGCAGGAACCTACAAAAAAGAAGAATACGATGACTTTGTAGCGTTTATTCAGCGTATTGTAAAGAAAGACAAATCGAAAATTGTACTCAAAGGTTCATGA